The Thioalbus denitrificans region GGCCGCCAAGATGGCGGTGCTGATCAAGGCCCCGGTGCGGGTGAACGCCATCTGCCAGCATATCGTCAAGCACTTCCAGGAGAAGGTGGAGCCGAACGGCTTCAAGGCCCAGGTGGTGACCTTCGACCGGGAGTGCTGCGTTCTCTACAAGAAGGCCATGGACGAGCTGGTCGGACCGGAGGCCAGCGCCATTGTCATGCACACCCAGGGCGGCAAGTCCGATCAGTACGCGGAATGGAAGCTGGCCAAGGACGAGGAGGAAAAACTCCTCGACCGTTTCCGCGATCCGAACGACCCACTCAAGTTCCTGATCGTCACCTCCAAGCTCCTGACCGGTTTTGATGCGCCCATTCTGCAGGTGATGTACCTCGACAAGCCGATGAAGGATCACAACCTGCTGCAGGCCATCTGCCGTACCAATCGCGTCTACCCCGGCAAGACCCACGGCCTGATCGTGGATTACCTGGGCATCTTCGATGACGTGGCCACGGCCCTCGATTTCGATGAAAAGGCGGTGCAGAAGGTCATCACCAATTTGGATGAGCTCAAGAAAGAGCTGCCCGGCGTGGTGGCGAGATGCCTGGCGTTCTTCCCCGGTGTGGACCGTACTGTGGGCGGCTACGAGGGGCTGATCGCGGCGCAGGATTGCCTGCCGAATAACGAGACCCGGGACAAGTTCGCGGCGGAATACTCGGTGCTCTCCCGACTGTGGGAGGCGCTGTCTCCCGATCCCTGTCTCGGCCCCTATGAAAAGGACTATAAGTGGCTGACCCAGGTCTATGAGTCCGTCAAGCCTCCCAGCGGGCATGGCAAGCTCTTGTGGCATGCATTGGGCGCTAAAACCATTGAGTTGGTCCATGAGAATGTGGCCATCGAGGAGGTCAGGGATGACCTGGAAACACTGGTCATGGACGCGGAAGTGCTGGAAGGACTGCTGGAGGTCAAGGACCCGGACAAGAAATCCAAGGAAATCGAGATCAAACTCATCGCCCGGCTGCGCAAGCACAAGAGCGACCCCACGTTCGTCGCCCTCGGCGAGCGCCTGGAAAAACTCAGGGAGCGTCACGAACAGGGCCTGTTGCACAGCCTCGATTTCCTGAAGGAGCTGCTGACGCTGGCCAAGGAAGTAGTGCAGGCCGAGAAGCAGGTAGATCCTGTGGACGAGCAGGCAAAGGCCAAGGCGGCTCTGACTGAGCTGTTTGCCGAGGTGAAAGGTACAAAAACCCCGGTAATCGTGGAGCGAATCGTCAACGACATCGACGAGATAGTGGGCAAGGTCAAGTTCCCAGGGTGGCAGGACACGAAGGCGGGCGAGCGGGAGGTACAGAAGGCTCTGCGCAAGGTGGTTTACGTAAAATACAAGATCAAGGACCAGGATCTGTTTGACAAGGCTTTCGGATATATCCGGCAGTATTACTAAGAAGTCGCCAAAGAGACATGCGGACTAGGGTAACGGACAAGTCCGTCAGGGCTCGCCAGGCCTGAGCTCAACATAATCCGCCACATGGAGGACTGGCCATGCAAGTTGAGACGGCTTGGGTGAAGGCCCCGTCACAGATAGGCGGTCTGGACCATCTTGCTGTACAGGCCCCGTGCATCAACATCTATAGCCGCCTCCTGCCAGGAATTACCAATGTTACAGATCGGGCGCGCTACTACTCCTTCTATCCATGGCTGATATGGGCGCTAGACCAGGCGGGATACACCCAGTATGACGACACATTCATCGAGCGATTCCGACGCGCCGATTGCCTCTACTCGCTGATTGCGGAGCGCCATGCCATCACGGCGGGCGGTAACTACGAGGACCATGCGGCGGCGATGGTCGGAAGCAACACGCTGGCCACGGTTGCCTCATCTCTGGATGACAATGGCGAGGTGAGGCTCTCCGATTATTCACTTCGCGACGGTGCGAAGGCCCGCTATTTTCTCAACCGTTTGGGCGGTCTTGGGCAGTACTATCTCGGCGTTCTGCGGGAATTGAACATCCTGGATGGCGACACGACGCGCGGGATCAAGTACACCAGACAAGTCGGGGAGCAGATTGCGATCCGTGTCGATGCGGGCATCAATCGGAAGCTGTTCCTCGCGGCTGTGGACGCGGATGCCGTGACCGCGGCCGACCTGGAAGCGCTGAGCGCGTTTTGCCCCTGCCAACTTGTGAAATCTGCAGGTGAGCACGACATCCTGTCTGACCTGTTTTTCGTGCGAGGGCTGTTCTATGACAAGGAGACATTGCCGCGACGTCGAACGCTCCAATCGCTGCTCCAACTTACAGAACTCCTTGTCAACGAAGAAGAAGAGGTTACAGAAGCAACTTTCCGTGGGTGTGCCTATACAAGTAGCCTACCAAGTGGTACTGCGTGGGTGGTCCCTCCGTCGCTCGCCGGCAATCGTCAGAAGTGGGCGCTCTATGCACGAAACGAAATTCTGTCGATTGCAGTGCAAGGGCTTTTCTACGTGCTTCTCGATGCCTATGAAGCGTCGGGGATTCGGTTCGATGCCAGCGCACAGGTGGTCGACTGGTACCTGGCCCAGCCAGAAGTGAGGGAAGCTCTGGGAACTGTGGGACGGCAGCGGACCTTTTCGCGTTGCCTTGCAGACAGCGTCGGCTGGCTGCCGGCGCTCGAGCACTGGCGCGAGCCATCCCATGAAGCGGCTCTGATGGAACATGTCGTGCAGATGTCGCGGGGCTCCAAGTCTCCCGACACACGGACAGCGATCATCGTAGCCGTTATGCGGATTTTAATCGGGCTCGCCAGTCGGGCAGATGATCAGGCAAACGCCTACGGCGACCTCATATTCGACAAGGGCTACTTCCTCTATTACCCAATCAATTTAGAATCTTTTTCACTGCATGAGAACCATACGTGGACAGGCATGACCATGGAGGAGGTGCTTCGGTGGCTTCTTAGCCATTGGGGTATAGACCTGCACCTGCGTGTTGCGCTGAGGAAGCTTCGCGGACAGTCCAAGTCAACCTTTCGGATCCGTCCGTCCGACCGAGGTATGGAAGTGATCGGCGCCCCGTCGGCCGCTCACAGTCGCCCACGCTTCAATCAGGCGCTCAGGGTCCTGAAGGACATCGGTGCTTTGGAGCAAACCTCGTCAGGAGTTTGGCAGCCGAGTGCACTCGGTGTTTCGGTCATGGAGTTGGGCGATGCTCCCTAGAATCTCCCTTTTGGACGAACTGCGGAAGGGGGGCTACGAGGCGTCCCTGATTACAACCTTCAACGCCTATCCGCCGTTCTATGAAGAGGTTGTCCTTCGTCGTCTGGTTGGCGCAGGCGTGCGCCACAACGTCCTGATGATGGATGCGCGGCAGTATGGCCACTCACTTGAACACTATCCGCCCCGGCTGGCTGGGCGCGAATATATCCTGCTGCCGGTCAAGGTGGCCGGAACCTTCCATCCGAAGTTGATGTTCCTGGTGGGTAAGCGCAAGGGCCTGATTGTTGTCGGCAGCCATAACATGACGCTCGCGGGATTCGGTTTCAATCGTGAACTGACCAACCTTGCCCGTATTGAGGGTGCCGATGACAGGGATGGTGTCGCACTGGCGCATGAAGTCTGGGATGAGGTTGAGCACTGGCTCATAAATTTTTCTGAGGGTGTGCCTGATCACGTCAAGCGTATGGTGCGTCGGGTAAGGGACTTTGCCCCTTGGCTTTCGGCGGAGGGTGGGGCTGGTGATGTCTTGCGGTTACTCGTCGGCCGGCCGGGGGGGCGTACCTTGTGGGAACAACTAACGGATCTTCTAGATTCCGAGGCAACACATGTATCTCTCTGCGGCGCCTTCTTTGATCAAGAGCTTAGGTTCTTGAAACGGATAAAGCATGACCTCAAGCCCCGTTGGTTTACGGTGGCGGTCGATCCAGACACGGTCAAGATACCTCCACAAGCCCGAACAATGGCGGACATTTCAATTGTCGGAGCCAATGGCCTTGGCCTGGAAGACGGAAAGGAGGAAGGGAGCAGTCGGTATCTCCATGCCAAGGGCATTCTGGTGGAGCAGGCCAACGGTGGCACGGTATTCGCGTCGGGCAGCGCTAATCCCAGCGCGCCCGCATGGTTATCGTCTGACTCTAGCGCCAACGTCGAACTGATGCTGGCTTATACAGGCCAACGGGCGCGTGCAATCGCGGCGGACATGGGTTTCACACGGATTGTTGAAATGCCAGTCCTTGGCGAGGCCGATTGGACGACCATTGCGTCGAACACGGAGCAGTGTGGGGATCCCATCCGGCCCCGTTACCGCAGTGGGATCGCCGTCGTCGAGGACACATGCGTCATCATCAGACAAGCCCTGCTGGAGGGGCTTGGAAATCCGGAGTTTCTGCTGTGCTCTCCCAATGGCAAAGTCCTCGATCGCTCGAGCCGGCTGCGCGTGGACTCTGATGCTGGGATCATCGAATTCCCGGAGGCAAAGCTGACAGACGCCAGTGTGGTTGATGTTGTGATTTCCGGCGAACTGGTTCTGAAACTACTGTTGCATCATGTGCGTGCGATTGAGGATCAGGCGAGAAGCGGAACCCAGCGGCGGTTCAAAGAAGCCTTGCTGAGTCTCGATACTGACACACCAAATATTGAGCTGCTAATCCATTGCGTCGACAAGATAATCGCCTCCGAATCCCGAGATACACCGTCTCCCGGGCTCAAGAAGACGGGGACTCGAGGACAGGCGCCATCAGAGGAACAAGAGCCGCCTGCAGCTCTCGCTATCGACATCAGCGAGGTTAAGCATCACAAGTCCAAGAAACGGCTAATCCATTCAAGCGACTTCTCCTATCTGCTTGATGCTCTTATTTATCATCTCCGAATCGCTGAAGATAAGTCGATTGAAGAGCTCGACCACGCCGGCCGAAACGAGGAAGAACAAGTTGGCGCCGATGATGATCAGGACGCGGACAGTGAGCAGCCGACCGCTCAGAAGCAGAAAGTGATTCTCGATGTCTGCCATGCACGGGTAGGCACGGTTATCAGCCGGATGGTTGCTCAGCTGAATGCCTATGCGAAGGGTAAGCAGACTCTACGAGATCTACTGGTGCGATTGCTTGCCGTATTGGCGGTACTCAGAGAGTTGCGCTCCTGCGATGGACGGGTTTCTTGGGTGGAGAAGGGACAGACCACAGTGCCAATGAAACAAAGGCACCGTCTCTTGGAAGAGATCATGCTTAATCTGTTCGAGGGCGAATCCTCTCTCCTCCAGCTGGAAGCTTTGGGCGACGACTTCCAACACAGTGACGACATGGCCCGGCTCAAGGGACTTGTTCTATGGCTCGCCTGGGACTGTGGCCTGACCATGGAATTGAATAAACCCTTCATGGAGAGTCGCAATCAACTTGACGAACGCTTGAAGCGGAACGCGATGATCCTGGCTCTGGCCCAGATGATTCAGTCGGATGATGTGGTTATCGATGAGGCGCGTCAGAGCATCGGCAGCCTGACATCGAGCGAAATGGACTGGCTTAAGGAAGTTCAGAGATTAGCTTTTCAGTGTGAGATTCTACGCCATGACCATTCGAGCCTTTTTCCCGCCGACAGCGCTGAACCTGGTGATATCGCTCTGCACAAGAAGAAGGATGACTGGATTCTGCGAGTGGTGTCAGGCAGTGGAGGGAACCGTGTATTTCTAGTGAGGCTGAGTAGGGACAGAGAGCGTATCGAGTATCGTTCAGAGTACTTGGGCGTAACACGGTTGTAGGCATGTCTTCCGCGATTCTGCTGGTTGGAAGAGCATGTGCGAAAATGACGCGAGATATGGTTTTCAGTTACTGATGGCTGTGCAAGTTGACCTAACGAATCTGGATAAGTGCCAATGCGCAAGGACAGCCTGTACAGTGATAGTAATCGCCTGACATTTGTGTCTACAGGGCAATACTGTCAATGAAGTACTACATCTGGCTGGACGGCAACGACAACCCCCTGTCGAAGGCCTGGCGCTACGACGACGAGACGGAGCGCATGGCCGAGGAGCGGCATCCGCCGTCCGCCGATGCGATCCTGCGGGCGGGGACGCGGGAGCAGCTCATGGAGCGCTATGGCCTGGGGGCGGGTGATTTCGCCGATGCCTGATGAGGGATGTCTGCTCCCGGCCACCCGGCCGGGCCGCGCCGGGGTCTATCCGGACACCGCCAATTGCTGCAGCTCCAGGGCGTTGAGCGCCGCGTAGCCGGCCTCGTCGTTGTCGAAGTAGCAGAAGATCTCCAGCCCCCGGCCGGCCCAGTCGTGGAAGGTTTCCGCCCACCCGGCCAGCGCCCGCCGGTCGTAGCTGCCCCGGTAGGGACCGTCGGGGCCGTGCAGGCGGACGTAGGCGAAGTCGGCCGTGAGCTCCCGGGGCGAGAGGCGGCCGTCGAGGTCGTGGATGCAGAGCGCCGCGCCGTGGCGCGCCAGCAGGTCGTAGATCGCCGGGTCCTCCCAGCTCGGGTCGCGGATTTCGAAGGCGCAGCGGCGGTCGCTACCCAGGGCCTCGAGGAAGGCCCCGAGCCGTTCCGGGTTGCAGTGCCAGCGGGGCGGGAGCTGGAACAGGAGGGGGCCGAGCCGGTCCCCGAGCAGTCCGATGCGGTCGAGTAAAGGGCGCAGAGAGCGGTCCGGGTCCTTGAGCTTCTTCATGTGGGTGATGTAGCGGCTGGCCTTGGCACTGAAGAGGAATCCGGAAGGCACCGTCGCCTTCCAGTGGGACAGGGCGGATTCCTGCGGCAGGTGATAGAAGGAACTGTTGATCTCCACGGTGGAGAGCCGTTCCGCGTAGTAGCCGAGCATCGCCGCGTCGGCGATGTCCTCGGGGTAGAAGGGGCCCTTCCAGTGGGCGTAGGACCACCCCGAGGTCCCGATGTGGATCCGGCGTGCGTGGGATTTCTTCGTCATCGGCAGCCCCTCCCGGCGACCCGGCCCGTCGGGTCGGCCTTCTCCCTTAGTTCAGCACATTCGCCGGGCGATGCATGTCCGGACGGTGCTAACCTCAAGGCAGGTGTCACCCGATCGGGAGGTGTCAGGCCATGCTGCCGCTGCAGGGGGTTCCCTACGGGCCGGGGCGGGCGCGCGGCGTGCTGCGGCGGGGCGGACCCGGAGCCGCGGACCGGGTGCTGCTGCTGACCCACGCGGAGCTCTGCCGCCTGCAGGGCACGCCGGCGGCTATCATCGTGACCGGGGCCGCGCCCCTGTCCCACCGGATGCTGCGCCTCATCGGGGCCGGCATACCGGACCCTCCTGCTGGCCCCGGCCCAGGCGGCGGGCCTGGAGGAGGGGATGGAGGTGACGGTGGACGGCGACCGGGGCCTTCTGCTCGAGGCCGGTGTGGCCGCTCCGGTCGCTCCGGAAGCTGTTTTCCTGCCGCCGCGGTCCGGGGCGCCTGTCCTGACCGCCGACGGCCAGGCGATCTGCCTGCGGGCCAGCATTCCCGGCGCGGCGGGCGCGGAACAGGCCCTGGCCAACGGGGCCGAGGCCATCGGGCTGGTGCGCAGCGAATACCTCGAACCCGGCGGCGGGCTTGCGCCCGATGCCGCCTTCTACGCAACGGCGCTGACCGCACTGTGCCTGGCGGCCCACCCCCTGCGGGTCATGCTGCGGCTGCCGGATTTCTCGGAGGACAAGCGGCCCTCCTGGTTCCCGGCGGACCTGCCGCTCGCCCCGCTCGGCCTCCAGGGCGTGCGCCTCTATGGACGGGAGCCGGTCAGGACAGTGTTGGGCGCGCTGCTCGAGGCGGTGGGGCCGGTCGCCCAGGCCTTCGATCTGGCGCTGCTCCTGCCATTCGTGTCCCGGCCGGAGGAGTACCGGCGCTGGCGTGGCGAAATCGAGGCTCTCCTGCCGGCGCCCATCGCGGTGGGGGTGATGGTGGAGACCCCGGCGGCGGCGCT contains the following coding sequences:
- a CDS encoding DUF72 domain-containing protein, with the translated sequence MTKKSHARRIHIGTSGWSYAHWKGPFYPEDIADAAMLGYYAERLSTVEINSSFYHLPQESALSHWKATVPSGFLFSAKASRYITHMKKLKDPDRSLRPLLDRIGLLGDRLGPLLFQLPPRWHCNPERLGAFLEALGSDRRCAFEIRDPSWEDPAIYDLLARHGAALCIHDLDGRLSPRELTADFAYVRLHGPDGPYRGSYDRRALAGWAETFHDWAGRGLEIFCYFDNDEAGYAALNALELQQLAVSG